The proteins below come from a single Malus domestica chromosome 03, GDT2T_hap1 genomic window:
- the LOC103418746 gene encoding protein FLC EXPRESSOR, giving the protein MAGREHPRQLVRLTPLSVNTTALEDRIALQNREIQSLLVDNQRLAAAHVALKQDLAAAQHDLRHLSVVAGKAKSERDAEVREVYERALKLDAEVRAIDSMGADLARTRADIQELGSSRQELAEELNTIEGELVRTQSEARKVVDIKVDIETFKQEIKKGRDAIDNEKKTRASNLEHRQGMEKTMAALAREMDKLHGELANAEKRARAAVAAAAAANPGPGYPAAYGNAEMLYGGNAYPDPYASMHQAAGAADAASPYGSAPMPHASYDRQQPQDMR; this is encoded by the exons ATGGCGGGACGGGAACATCCTCGACAGCTCGTCCGGCTGACACCACTATCGGTCAATACCACGGCGCTGGAGGACCGTATCGCCCTCCAGAACCGTGAGATCCAGTCCCTCCTCGTCGACAATCAACGGCTGGCAGCCGCCCACGTCGCGCTCAAGCAGGACCTCGCCGCGGCCCAGCACGACCTACGCCACCTATCCGTCGTCGCCGGCAAAGCCAAATCTGAGAGGGACGCCGAGGTGCGCGAGGTCTACGAGAGGGCGTTGAAGCTGGACGCCGAGGTTCGCGCCATCGACTCCATGGGCGCAGACCTGGCTCGGACCCGAGCCGATATACAGGAGCTCGGCTCGTCCCGGCAGGAGCTTGCAGAGGAGTTGAACACGATCGAAGGCGAGCTTGTGAGGACTCAGTCCGAGGCGAGGAAAGTGGTGGACATTAAAGTCGATATCGAGACCTTCAAGCAGGAGATTAAGAAGGGAAG GGATGCAATTGACAATGAGAAGAAAACTAGAGCTAGCAACCTTGAGCACAGGCAGGGGATGGAGAAAACAATGGCGGCATTGGCTCGCGAAATGGATAAGCTTCATGGGGAGTTGGCCAATGCAGAGAAGAGAGCAAGGGCTGCAGTAGCTGCAGCTGCAGCAGCAAATCCAG GTCCTGGGTACCCTGCAGCCTATGGCAATGCTGAAATGTTATACGGGGGAAATGCGTATCCCGATCCCTATGCCAGCATGCATCAG GCCGCAGGTGCTGCCGACGCTGCGAGTCCGTATGGTTCTGCACCAATGCCACATGCTTCTTATGACAGGCAGCAACCGCAGGATATGAGATAA